Proteins encoded within one genomic window of Oncorhynchus tshawytscha isolate Ot180627B linkage group LG02, Otsh_v2.0, whole genome shotgun sequence:
- the LOC112242690 gene encoding uncharacterized protein LOC112242690 translates to MLKRQFRTLKAQGRLPLDLPLRPMKAWLLAGKRVFLERETETWKRWRKVCVAELTWDAKRGLELQETERVLLVSCQRVQDELRMSDFTVDTAPNEAIQLLKEECWKLNFLHLKDETCQATELPELYGHSETSSKETLIEEKSPKTKCPSSVAGAADIDNTNEEDSEESPDNNVVDFQDEPLALVSVEKDAAGDGKVLSKVVKPKGCLKESCKDQLTPTIYDMITELPKSYFGSTESLPEMCSRGPEVCSGVPGVSNRGPKVCSGAPEVPNAVGEVSSDTKKTEATGDLLNTGNGLRKVVQLSTESHAEVCNGEAELCSGPEVCSRGPEVCSGGPEVCSRGPEVCSRGPEVCSRGPEVCSRGPEVQSGGPEVCNGEAPEVCSGGPEVCSRGPEVCSRGPEVCSRGPEVCSGGPEVCSGGPEVSNAVEEVSSDTKTTEAAEDLLDTGNVLSKVVNPKGWLKQDWDDQLNRDVNDMIANLPKPYFGSIESLPEVCSRGPEVSNEVEEVCSDTMKIEATGNLLKTGNGLSKVVLLSTESRPDVCIRVPEVFSGGPEVCSEMPEVYSGCPEVFIGVPEVSNPVEEVSSDTKTEAAEELRDTENDLSKVVKSKGWLKEGWEDQLTKDFNDMIARLPKSYFGSNESLPEVCSGVPEVSNAVEVVRSDTKKQKKNGVLRCFRRVWKFFTCTSSLPKEE, encoded by the exons ATGCTCAAGAGGCAATTCCGTACACTGAAAGCCCAGGGAAGACTCCCGCTAGACCTCCCTCTGAGACCAATGAAGGCCTGGCTCCTGGCAGGGAAAAGAGTCTTCTTGGA GCgtgagacagagacatggaagagatggaggaaagtCTGTGTAGCTGAATTG ACTTGGGATGCAAAGAGGGGCCTGGAattacaggagacagagagagttctcCTGGTCAGTTGCCAGAGAGTTCAGGATGAATTAAGGATGTCTGATTTCACCGTGGACACGGCGCCCAACGAAGCCATCCAGCTTCTGAAAGAGGAGTGTTGGAAGTTGAACTTCTTGCACCTAAAGGATGAGACATGCCAGGCCACTGAG CTCCCTGAGCTGTATGGGCATTCTGAGACCTCTTCAAAGGAAACTCTAATTGAAGAGAAAAGTCCAAAGACCAAGTGCCCGTCCAGCGTCGCTGGGGCTGCTGACATTGACAACACCAATGAGGAGGATTCAGAGGAGTCTCCGGATAACAATGTGGTGGACTTTCAGGATGAGCCGCTGGCCCTGGTCAGTGTGGAGAAAGACGCTGCTGGAGATGGAAAGGTCCTCAGCAAGGTGGTGAAGCCCAAAGGATGTCTGAAGGAGAGCTGCAAAGATCAGCTAACCCCAACAATCTATGATATGATTACGGAACTACCAAAG TCCTATTTCGGATCCACTGAGAGCCTTCCTGAGATGTGTAGCAGAGGTCCTGAGGTGTGCAGTGGAGTGCCTGGGGTGAGTAACAGAGGTCCAAAGGTGTGCAGTGGAGCGCCTGAGGTGCCAAATGCAGTGGGAGAGGTGTCAAGTGACACAAAGAAGACAGAGGCAACTGGAGACCTTCTGAACACTGGAAACGGCCTGAGAAAGGTGGTGCAGCTATCCACCGAGAGCCATGCTGAGGTGTGCAATGGAGAGGCTGAGCTGTGCAGTGGTCCTGAGGTGTGCAGCAGAGGTCCTGAGGTGTGCAGCGGAGGTCCTGAGGTGTGCAGCAGAGGTCCTGAGGTGTGCAGCAGAGGTCCTGAGGTGTGCAGCAGAGGTCCTGAGGTGTGCAGCAGAGGTCCTGAGGTCCAGAG CGGTGGTCCTGAGGTGTGCAATGGAGAGGCTCCTGAGGTGTGCAGCGGAGGTCCTGAGGTGTGCAGCAGAGGTCCTGAGGTGTGCAGCAGAGGTCCTGAGGTGTGCAGCAGAGGTCCTGAGGTGTGCAGTGGAGGTCCTGAGGTGTGCAGCGGAGGTCCTGAGGTGTCAAACGCAGTGGAAGAGGTGTCCAGTGACACAAAGACTACAGAGGCTGCTGAAGACCTTCTGGACACTGGAAATGTCCTCAGCAAGGTGGTGAACCCCAAAGGGTGGCTGAAGCAGGACTGGGATGATCAGCTGAACAGAGACGTCAATGATATGATTGCAAATCTCCCAAAG CCCTATTTCGGATCCATCGAGAGCCTTCCTGAGGTGTGCAGCAGAGGTCCTGAGGTGTCAAACGAAGTGGAAGAGGTGTGCAGTGACACAATGAAGATAGAGGCTACAGGAAATCTTCTGAAAACTGGAAATGGCCTAAGCAAGGTGGTGCTCCTATCCACTGAGAGCCGTCCTGATGTGTGCATTAGAGTGCCTGAGGTGTTCAGTGGAGGCCCAGAGGTATGCAGTGAAATGCCTGAAGTGTACAGTGGATGTCCTGAGGTGTTCATTGGAGTCCCTGAGGTGTCAAACCCAGTGGAAGAGGTGTCCAGTGATACAAAGACAGAGGCTGCTGAAGAACTTCGGGACACTGAAAATGACCTCAGCAAGGTGGTGAAATCCAAAGGGTGGCTGAAGGAGGGCTGGGAAGATCAGCTGACCAAAGACTTCAATGATATGATTGCAAGACTCCCAAAG TCCTATTTTGGATCCAACGAGAGCCTTCCTGAGGTGTGCAGCGGAGTGCCCGAGGTGTCGAACGCAGTGGAAGTGGTGCGCAGTGACACAAAGAAGCAGAAGAAAAATGGTGTTCTACGATGTTTCCGACGTGTGTGGAAGTTCTTCACATGCACCAGCAGCCTCCCCAAAGAGGAGTGA